Proteins encoded by one window of Aulosira sp. FACHB-615:
- a CDS encoding calcium-binding protein: MTAILSLTANSLELETSLLTVLQMAISLSQSRLQSFANDTEFASKIALAFHPNSETDSLKTSWINGDFRGFPLLEIHYQSELNGAIGAYSAETGIIYLAYEYLQQISNIQWLAGLILEEYGHYIDRVLNGSNDSDGDEGRIFSALVMEESLSETELKQLKAENDQAVISLNGVSIAVEMASLVGNEEPNIIIGTAGDDYIEGLGGNDTLDGGGGNDVVGGGEGSDLIIGGAGNDVLYGGAGDGSDILQGGEGNDDLDGAGGSDFLQGGGGNDTLKGGIGDSLDGGEGLDNLILYLQNTTNNWTLNLTATSVNLTGDINTTVKDLERISQIYTGSGNDIFNVTNYIFGGTIDGGAGIDILYADYSTATGSTIGVNNLGIGSISTYIYPLYSGGSHLFFYYLNFEGLNIVGTPYKDFLAGDNSNDTFQGGAGDDSLYGNGGNDSLTGDTGNDILDGGLGNDTMIGGLGDDSYYVDDVGDQIYENLNEGTDIVYSSISYTLSDHLENLTLTNASNINGTGNSLNNQITGSSGNNILDGKAGSDTLRGGAGNDTYVVDNVGDVVIEIRNQGIDTVIASISYTLGSTVENLTLVGTANINGTGSFSDNILIGNSGNNTLTGYAGNDTLDGGVGVDTLLGGLGDDIYIVDDVGDVVTENLNEGTDTVIATVNYILGNNLENLTLAGTANINGTGNALNNSITGNSGNNTLTGYAGNDILSGGTGNDFLLGGQGNDQLTGGEGVDFFGFSGVANFSDLGIDTITDFTKGSDLILLSHSLFNSLTMSNSIISSEFATITADSATEVALAGGSSAFLVYNTSTGNLFYNADGAVAGLGTGGQFAVLSNKPVLDSSDFSFLDFA; this comes from the coding sequence ATGACTGCGATTTTATCTTTGACCGCCAATTCCCTAGAACTTGAAACATCACTTTTGACCGTCTTACAGATGGCAATTTCATTAAGTCAATCTAGATTACAAAGCTTTGCTAATGACACTGAATTTGCCTCTAAAATTGCATTAGCTTTTCACCCCAACTCTGAAACTGATAGCTTAAAGACAAGCTGGATAAATGGTGACTTTCGTGGATTTCCACTTTTAGAAATTCACTATCAATCTGAACTAAATGGAGCGATTGGTGCTTACAGTGCAGAAACAGGCATCATTTATCTAGCTTATGAGTATTTACAGCAAATCAGCAATATTCAATGGTTAGCTGGGTTGATTTTAGAGGAATATGGCCATTATATAGACAGGGTTTTAAATGGTAGCAATGATAGTGATGGAGATGAAGGACGCATCTTCTCAGCATTGGTGATGGAGGAGAGTCTGTCAGAGACAGAGTTAAAGCAGTTGAAGGCAGAAAATGATCAAGCAGTCATTAGCCTGAATGGGGTAAGCATTGCTGTAGAAATGGCAAGTTTAGTAGGAAATGAAGAGCCTAACATCATTATAGGAACGGCTGGAGATGATTACATTGAAGGGCTTGGTGGGAATGACACCCTTGATGGTGGAGGTGGAAACGATGTTGTCGGTGGTGGAGAAGGAAGTGATTTAATAATTGGCGGTGCAGGCAATGATGTTTTGTACGGTGGTGCTGGTGATGGAAGTGATATTTTACAAGGGGGTGAAGGAAACGATGATTTAGATGGTGCGGGAGGAAGTGATTTCTTACAAGGGGGTGGAGGAAATGACACCCTAAAAGGTGGTATAGGAGATAGCCTAGATGGGGGAGAAGGTCTAGATAATCTCATTCTGTATTTACAGAATACAACCAACAATTGGACATTAAACTTGACCGCTACCAGTGTCAACTTAACTGGAGACATTAATACCACTGTTAAAGATTTAGAGCGAATCAGTCAAATTTATACAGGCAGTGGCAATGATATCTTCAATGTCACAAATTATATCTTTGGCGGTACTATTGATGGTGGTGCGGGAATCGATATTTTATACGCAGACTATAGCACAGCAACTGGTTCTACAATTGGTGTTAATAATCTAGGTATTGGCAGTATTTCTACTTATATTTATCCTCTTTATAGTGGAGGTAGTCATCTTTTCTTTTACTACCTCAACTTCGAGGGACTGAATATTGTGGGAACGCCCTACAAAGATTTTCTTGCTGGTGATAACAGTAATGATACTTTTCAAGGAGGTGCAGGCGATGACAGTCTCTATGGAAACGGTGGCAATGATAGTCTAACGGGGGATACTGGCAATGATATCCTTGATGGTGGGCTGGGTAACGATACCATGATCGGGGGATTGGGGGATGATAGCTATTATGTTGACGACGTTGGAGATCAAATTTATGAAAACCTCAACGAAGGTACAGATATAGTTTACTCCTCTATTTCTTACACCTTAAGCGATCATCTGGAAAACTTGACGTTAACAAATGCCAGTAACATTAATGGAACAGGAAACAGCCTGAATAACCAGATCACAGGTAGTAGCGGTAATAACATTCTCGATGGAAAAGCCGGAAGTGATACCCTCAGAGGAGGTGCTGGCAATGACACTTATGTTGTCGATAATGTTGGGGATGTAGTCATAGAAATTAGGAATCAAGGTATAGATACAGTTATAGCTTCCATTAGTTATACCTTGGGAAGTACCGTAGAAAATCTTACTTTAGTAGGTACAGCTAACATCAACGGCACAGGAAGTTTTTCCGATAACATTCTCATAGGCAATAGTGGCAATAATACCCTTACTGGTTATGCCGGTAATGACACACTTGACGGAGGTGTGGGAGTTGATACATTGCTGGGCGGTTTAGGTGATGATATTTACATCGTTGATGATGTTGGTGATGTAGTTACAGAAAATCTCAACGAAGGCACAGATACGGTTATAGCTACCGTTAACTACATCTTAGGAAATAATCTAGAAAATCTTACGTTAGCTGGTACAGCCAACATCAACGGCACTGGAAACGCTCTCAATAACAGTATCACTGGGAATAGTGGCAATAATACCCTTACTGGTTATGCTGGTAATGATATCCTTTCGGGGGGAACAGGAAATGATTTCCTGTTGGGTGGTCAAGGCAACGACCAACTTACAGGCGGTGAAGGGGTAGACTTTTTCGGCTTTAGTGGGGTGGCTAACTTTAGTGATTTAGGTATAGATACCATAACCGACTTTACAAAAGGCAGCGATCTCATCCTGTTATCACATAGTTTATTTAATTCATTAACCATGAGTAATAGCATTATTAGCAGTGAATTTGCCACAATTACTGCCGATAGTGCGACTGAAGTCGCTCTGGCAGGAGGTAGCAGTGCTTTCCTTGTTTACAATACTTCTACCGGCAATCTTTTCTATAATGCTGATGGCGCAGTTGCTGGATTAGGAACTGGAGGACAATTTGCGGTTCTGAGCAATAAACCTGTGTTGGATAGCAGTGATTTCTCATTCCTAGATTTTGCCTAA